A stretch of Synergistaceae bacterium DNA encodes these proteins:
- a CDS encoding NAD(P)/FAD-dependent oxidoreductase produces MIIGAGITGASIARELSKYHVKIAVIDKASELPAGASRANSSMIHGGFDDKPGTVKAKFCVPGNKLWHKLKDILDVHLDECGSYVCAFNDDETKHLEELLQQGKANGSAGVEIISGDELRKKEPNVSPDIVAALWSPEAGIINNFEAVNAMIESARINGAELFLETTATGLLLDDAGNIRGVSTNRGDFTAKIVINAGGVHSGEIASWAGDNSFRIIPTKGEYFLLDRATKGFIHSFLFSCPSKAGKGITVLQTAEGNLMSGPTATEQLDPEDRSTTPEGLAEVLKGARRLVPNFPVNMNITTFAGVRANTESGDFEISALKSPRGFVNVAGIKSPGFTSAPAIAEYIAELLKEEFSDIVTFSPNEKFIPERRNIPRFLYMDMAGRKALAEKDSSYAQIVCRCETVTEGQVLEAIRRGARTVSAVKMMTRAGTGRCQGGFCCPRVAEILSRELNIPLDEITRHGGESKLLAGKTKEFLLKEAVSE; encoded by the coding sequence GTGATAATCGGCGCAGGCATAACAGGAGCTTCAATAGCCCGCGAGCTGTCAAAATATCACGTGAAAATCGCCGTAATCGATAAAGCGTCAGAACTCCCCGCAGGAGCTTCACGCGCTAACAGCTCAATGATACACGGAGGATTTGACGACAAGCCCGGAACAGTCAAAGCAAAATTCTGCGTTCCCGGCAATAAATTATGGCACAAGCTCAAAGATATTCTTGACGTTCATTTGGACGAATGCGGGTCTTACGTCTGCGCTTTCAATGATGACGAAACAAAGCACCTTGAAGAATTGCTACAGCAGGGAAAAGCTAACGGCTCTGCGGGAGTCGAAATAATTTCCGGCGATGAGTTACGCAAGAAAGAACCGAACGTTTCACCCGACATTGTTGCGGCTCTGTGGTCTCCTGAAGCGGGAATCATCAATAACTTTGAGGCCGTAAACGCAATGATAGAGAGCGCACGAATCAACGGGGCTGAATTGTTCCTTGAGACAACAGCAACGGGCCTCCTTCTTGATGACGCGGGGAACATTCGCGGAGTGTCAACAAACAGGGGCGACTTCACCGCAAAAATTGTGATTAACGCGGGCGGTGTACATTCGGGCGAGATTGCTTCATGGGCGGGCGATAACTCGTTCAGAATCATTCCGACAAAGGGAGAATATTTTTTGCTTGACCGTGCGACAAAAGGATTCATTCACAGCTTCCTTTTCTCCTGCCCGTCAAAAGCCGGAAAAGGAATCACCGTTTTGCAGACAGCAGAAGGAAATCTCATGTCAGGCCCTACAGCAACAGAGCAGCTTGACCCGGAAGACAGGTCAACTACCCCGGAGGGACTCGCGGAAGTCCTCAAAGGTGCGCGGCGACTCGTGCCAAATTTCCCCGTCAACATGAACATTACGACATTCGCAGGAGTCCGGGCTAATACAGAGTCGGGGGATTTCGAGATTTCAGCGTTGAAGAGTCCCCGCGGATTCGTCAACGTCGCCGGAATAAAGTCCCCCGGCTTCACATCAGCACCCGCAATAGCAGAGTACATAGCCGAATTGCTGAAGGAAGAATTTTCCGACATCGTAACATTTTCACCAAACGAAAAATTTATCCCCGAACGCCGGAATATTCCCCGCTTCCTGTACATGGACATGGCCGGGCGCAAGGCATTGGCGGAAAAAGACTCGTCTTACGCTCAGATTGTGTGCAGGTGCGAGACAGTAACAGAAGGGCAAGTGTTAGAGGCAATACGCAGAGGAGCGCGCACAGTCTCAGCCGTAAAGATGATGACACGCGCAGGAACGGGAAGATGTCAGGGAGGCTTCTGCTGTCCGAGAGTCGCCGAAATATTATCCCGTGAGCTGAATATACCGCTTGACGAAATCACGAGGCACGGCGGGGAGTCAAAACTTCTTGCCGGGAAGACAAAAGAATTTCTGCTGAAGGAGGCTGTGTCTGAATGA
- a CDS encoding polyribonucleotide nucleotidyltransferase, which translates to MDQEKVYSVRIGAEELVFRTGHAAKQANGAVIASHGDTVMLSTACMSDTARTGIDFFPLVVDYEERYYAAGKVPGGFIKREGKPADSAILGSRVADRAIRSLFADEMRNDVQIVNTVLAMDQVYPPNILGINAASAALSISGIPWGGPVGAVRIGLIGGNLVVNPTEKQMLNSMLNLIVAGHDDGITMVESGSYEVSEELLVDALELAHNEIRKIIALFRRMKDEIGKPQLEIELPEKLPEIDEWIRENLDGEIDSAVRIHEKKPREKKINSVKDTANEHFSELIKEDPAKEEYISAYIDSRVKAIMRGIIINEHIRVDGRKMDQIRPITCEIGVLPKVHGSAIFTRGETQSLATTTLGMIGEDDQIQDGIKLNEPAKRFLLHYNFPPYSVGEVRAIRGPGRREIGHGALAERALLPVIPSEEEFPYVIRVVSDILESNGSSSQASICGGSLSMMHAGVPIRCHVAGIAMGLIKEGDKVQILTDIQGLEDHYGDMDFKVAGTRAGVTALQMDNKAGGITREILEKALGQARRARFQILEEMEAVIPVPNKISPDAPRIISFEIDPDKIRDVIGSGGKVVRSITQRTGVKMNIEDDGVITISGPTMAQVEDAHAIVMALTRELAPGEVYYGTVTRMVNFGVFVECLPGKEGLLHISEVSTARVPRVEDVFKPGDRVLVMVKEIDEQGRANLTRRRIMANEDKIRSAGLAYALPDERERDNLITTLASRERGYGSFSMRDRMGGVSSATKYLERGYSSNRATRNDYDREGRGRRDRGRRDY; encoded by the coding sequence TTGGATCAGGAAAAAGTATACTCGGTAAGAATCGGAGCGGAAGAACTCGTGTTCAGGACAGGACACGCGGCAAAGCAGGCAAACGGAGCCGTCATAGCTTCTCACGGTGATACGGTCATGCTCTCAACGGCCTGCATGTCTGACACAGCAAGGACAGGAATAGACTTCTTCCCGCTCGTAGTCGACTATGAAGAGAGATATTACGCGGCAGGGAAAGTTCCGGGAGGGTTCATTAAGCGTGAGGGGAAACCGGCGGACTCGGCTATATTAGGCTCAAGAGTCGCTGACAGGGCTATACGCTCTCTTTTTGCTGACGAAATGCGGAACGATGTGCAGATAGTGAACACCGTGCTTGCTATGGATCAGGTGTACCCCCCGAACATTCTCGGCATAAACGCGGCAAGCGCGGCTCTCTCAATCTCAGGAATCCCCTGGGGTGGCCCCGTTGGAGCTGTCAGAATCGGACTCATCGGCGGAAATTTAGTCGTCAACCCGACAGAAAAGCAGATGCTTAACTCCATGCTGAATCTTATTGTCGCCGGCCATGATGACGGCATAACAATGGTAGAGTCAGGGTCGTATGAAGTCTCAGAGGAATTACTTGTTGACGCTTTAGAGCTTGCACACAATGAGATACGGAAGATTATAGCCCTCTTCCGCAGAATGAAGGACGAAATCGGGAAGCCTCAGCTTGAAATAGAACTGCCCGAAAAACTGCCGGAGATAGACGAATGGATACGCGAGAATTTAGACGGCGAAATAGACTCAGCAGTCAGAATCCATGAGAAGAAGCCCCGCGAGAAGAAAATCAATTCAGTGAAAGACACGGCCAACGAACATTTCAGCGAACTAATCAAAGAAGACCCAGCGAAAGAAGAATACATAAGCGCGTACATTGACAGCAGAGTGAAGGCCATAATGCGCGGGATAATCATCAATGAGCATATACGGGTTGACGGCAGGAAGATGGATCAGATTCGCCCGATAACGTGTGAGATTGGAGTCCTCCCGAAAGTACACGGCTCTGCGATATTCACACGCGGCGAGACTCAGTCATTGGCCACAACAACGCTCGGCATGATCGGCGAGGATGACCAGATTCAGGACGGCATAAAGCTGAATGAGCCTGCGAAAAGATTCCTGCTACACTACAACTTCCCGCCGTATTCTGTCGGAGAAGTCAGAGCGATTCGCGGACCTGGACGGCGTGAAATCGGGCACGGGGCATTAGCGGAGAGAGCATTATTGCCCGTGATACCGTCTGAGGAGGAATTTCCGTATGTTATCCGCGTTGTGTCGGACATATTAGAGTCGAACGGCTCAAGCTCACAGGCAAGTATCTGCGGCGGAAGTCTGTCAATGATGCACGCAGGAGTCCCGATTCGCTGCCACGTTGCCGGAATCGCAATGGGACTCATCAAAGAGGGCGACAAAGTTCAGATTCTCACAGACATACAGGGACTAGAGGATCATTACGGGGATATGGATTTCAAGGTAGCCGGGACAAGGGCAGGGGTTACGGCTCTTCAGATGGACAACAAAGCCGGAGGAATTACCCGCGAGATTCTCGAAAAGGCATTAGGGCAGGCAAGGCGGGCAAGATTCCAGATACTTGAAGAAATGGAAGCCGTTATCCCGGTTCCGAACAAGATTTCACCTGACGCACCGAGAATAATATCGTTCGAGATTGACCCGGACAAGATACGCGACGTAATCGGCTCAGGCGGCAAGGTTGTACGGAGCATTACACAGCGCACGGGCGTGAAAATGAATATCGAGGATGACGGAGTAATCACGATTTCCGGGCCGACAATGGCGCAGGTTGAGGACGCTCACGCAATCGTCATGGCATTAACGCGGGAGCTTGCGCCGGGCGAGGTGTATTACGGGACTGTTACGCGGATGGTGAATTTCGGCGTGTTCGTGGAATGCCTGCCGGGGAAAGAAGGACTCCTCCACATCAGCGAGGTAAGCACAGCCAGAGTCCCAAGAGTCGAGGACGTATTCAAGCCTGGCGACAGGGTGCTAGTCATGGTGAAGGAAATTGACGAGCAGGGCCGGGCGAATCTCACAAGGCGCAGGATTATGGCGAATGAGGACAAAATCAGGTCAGCCGGACTCGCTTATGCCCTCCCTGACGAACGAGAGCGCGACAATCTCATCACGACTCTTGCCTCCCGTGAAAGGGGCTACGGCAGCTTCTCCATGCGCGACAGAATGGGCGGTGTTTCCTCAGCGACAAAATATCTTGAGCGGGGCTACTCCTCCAACCGCGCCACAAGGAACGATTACGACCGCGAGGGGCGCGGAAGGCGCGACAGGGGCAGGAGGGATTATTGA
- the glpK gene encoding glycerol kinase GlpK, which yields MSGKKYVAAIDQGTTSTRCMLFTKDGKPAGSYQMEHEQIFPHPGWVEHNAMEIWSRTQDVIRGALNAVNASPDEIAAVGITNQRETTVVWDKATGKPIYNAIVWQCTRTQDFCAEWLKKPGWSQNEKGEGKVKDITGLLINPYFSGTKIRWILDNVPGAREKAEKGELLFGNTDTWLIWNLTGGVNGGVHVTDVSNASRTLLMNIETCEWDKTMMDELKVPASMLPKIMPSSSVYGYTTESGPFGAKIPVAGDLGDQQAALFGQACLSEGEAKNTYGTGCFMLMNIGDKPIPSKNGLLTTAFYSREKGKCYYALEGSIAIAGAAIQWLRDNLKMVDDAPVTEYYAGKVKDSAGIYFVPAFSGLFAPYWDMTARGAIVGLTRYVRKEHIIRATLESLCYQTRDVIEAMEKDSGKKLTALKVDGGAVVNNLLMQLQADILGADVVRPVVNETTALGAAYAAGLAVGFWKDEGDIRANWAQDHKFTPELEASEREKAYAGWKKAIEKSRAWTD from the coding sequence ATGTCAGGCAAAAAATATGTAGCCGCGATTGACCAGGGAACAACAAGCACGCGCTGTATGCTTTTCACGAAAGACGGAAAGCCCGCCGGATCATATCAGATGGAGCATGAACAGATTTTCCCTCATCCCGGCTGGGTCGAACATAACGCGATGGAAATATGGAGCCGGACTCAGGACGTTATCCGCGGGGCATTGAACGCCGTCAACGCTTCACCTGACGAAATCGCCGCCGTAGGAATCACGAATCAGCGCGAGACAACGGTAGTGTGGGACAAAGCAACAGGCAAGCCGATATACAACGCAATTGTGTGGCAGTGCACAAGGACTCAGGACTTCTGCGCGGAATGGCTCAAGAAACCCGGCTGGAGTCAGAACGAGAAAGGCGAGGGAAAAGTCAAAGACATCACTGGCCTTCTGATTAACCCGTATTTCTCCGGGACAAAGATCCGCTGGATTCTCGACAACGTTCCCGGAGCGCGTGAGAAAGCCGAGAAGGGAGAATTATTATTCGGCAACACAGACACGTGGCTCATCTGGAATCTTACGGGCGGAGTCAACGGCGGAGTCCATGTAACAGACGTGTCGAACGCCTCGCGTACCCTCCTCATGAATATTGAGACGTGCGAATGGGACAAGACGATGATGGATGAGCTGAAAGTTCCCGCGTCAATGCTGCCCAAGATTATGCCGTCAAGCTCGGTATACGGCTACACGACAGAGTCCGGGCCTTTCGGGGCAAAAATTCCTGTTGCGGGCGATTTGGGAGATCAGCAGGCGGCTTTGTTCGGCCAGGCGTGTTTGAGCGAGGGCGAAGCGAAAAACACATACGGCACAGGCTGCTTCATGCTCATGAACATAGGCGACAAACCGATTCCCTCAAAGAATGGACTCCTCACGACAGCGTTCTATTCACGCGAGAAGGGGAAATGCTATTACGCTCTCGAAGGGTCAATAGCGATTGCGGGTGCTGCGATTCAGTGGCTGCGCGATAATCTCAAGATGGTAGATGACGCGCCTGTAACGGAATATTACGCGGGGAAAGTGAAAGACTCCGCCGGAATATATTTCGTCCCTGCGTTTTCGGGACTCTTTGCGCCTTACTGGGACATGACAGCAAGAGGGGCGATTGTCGGATTAACGCGCTACGTCCGCAAAGAACACATTATCCGTGCGACTCTTGAGAGTCTCTGCTATCAGACCCGTGATGTCATTGAGGCGATGGAGAAAGACTCCGGCAAAAAACTCACAGCCCTGAAGGTTGACGGCGGTGCGGTCGTGAATAATCTGCTCATGCAGTTACAGGCGGATATTCTCGGAGCAGATGTTGTCCGGCCTGTAGTGAATGAGACAACAGCATTAGGCGCGGCATATGCTGCGGGACTCGCCGTAGGTTTCTGGAAAGATGAGGGCGACATTCGCGCGAACTGGGCGCAGGATCACAAGTTTACGCCTGAGCTTGAAGCCTCCGAACGCGAGAAAGCCTATGCAGGGTGGAAGAAAGCTATAGAGAAGTCAAGAGCGTGGACGGACTAA
- a CDS encoding metallophosphoesterase, whose protein sequence is MYEALALGALLFILRKLNEAGVPKTALNIFAVILILWLALGFAAGFDFRNAEYDFFPYHFAEIVRALNMNVIIITLYGFIAFLLVCIAARFAPFTKQKALCSVILMIIVTVYSMWEAYNIQPRYITVPTKKLPAGTDRIRVAFLVDVHIGGVSTLNHLERVMKIVSDASPDIVMLGGDILDGDMSCRKQELELLREAAKNARYGAFAVNGNHEHYIILDVNVEGVIRECGYDLLINERRETHGITVLGLDDVKYGWIRPYLKPEDKERFVLLLKHRPGVPNDADGNFDLMLSGHTHGGQFWPLGYFKNMALHSRQGLTQKAGGYVYVSNGAGFNQAAMRLFVPPEVTIVDIVREK, encoded by the coding sequence ATGTACGAGGCATTAGCATTAGGCGCACTGTTATTTATTTTACGCAAACTTAATGAGGCGGGAGTCCCGAAAACCGCGCTGAATATTTTTGCGGTGATTCTGATTTTGTGGCTTGCGCTGGGATTCGCTGCGGGATTTGATTTCAGAAACGCGGAATATGACTTTTTCCCCTATCATTTTGCGGAGATTGTACGCGCCCTGAATATGAATGTCATTATCATTACGCTTTACGGTTTTATTGCGTTCCTTCTTGTGTGCATTGCTGCGAGATTCGCGCCGTTCACGAAACAGAAAGCATTATGCTCCGTCATTCTTATGATTATTGTTACGGTCTACAGCATGTGGGAGGCGTATAACATTCAGCCGAGATATATTACAGTCCCGACAAAGAAACTTCCCGCAGGCACGGACAGAATCAGAGTCGCGTTCCTTGTTGACGTTCATATAGGCGGAGTATCGACTCTGAATCATCTTGAGCGGGTCATGAAAATTGTCTCAGACGCAAGCCCGGATATAGTGATGCTTGGCGGTGATATTCTTGACGGGGATATGTCATGCAGGAAGCAGGAGCTTGAATTACTGCGTGAGGCGGCGAAAAATGCGCGTTACGGAGCTTTTGCGGTCAACGGGAATCACGAGCATTATATTATTCTTGATGTGAATGTTGAAGGCGTTATCCGTGAATGCGGCTATGACCTTCTCATAAACGAGCGCAGGGAGACTCACGGCATTACGGTTTTGGGACTCGATGATGTCAAATACGGCTGGATTCGGCCATACCTCAAGCCGGAAGACAAAGAAAGATTCGTCCTCCTCCTGAAACACCGCCCCGGAGTCCCGAATGACGCGGACGGAAATTTTGACCTCATGCTTTCGGGGCATACTCACGGGGGGCAGTTCTGGCCGCTGGGCTACTTCAAGAACATGGCACTCCACAGCCGGCAGGGTCTCACACAGAAAGCCGGGGGATATGTCTACGTCAGCAACGGTGCCGGGTTCAACCAGGCCGCAATGAGATTGTTTGTTCCGCCTGAAGTTACGATTGTTGATATTGTGCGGGAAAAATAA
- a CDS encoding aquaporin family protein: protein MFTPGPILGEFFGTLVLVVFGDGNVANLVLKDSKANGSNWVHICWGWAWAVGLGVFAANGLGSPQGDLNPVVTVAKTLAGTYGSWAEAFGIIIAQMCGGFCGAVVVWLAYLDHWKGSDPSAQLGVFCTAPNKSEKDRSLPCCFLTEAIATFFLVTLIMCVFSEGVATKAGFTPGVGTFLVAGIIYGLGAALGGPTGYALNPARDLSPRIAHFVLPIPGKRDSDWAYSWVPVVGPLVGAVAAYFFCHACGIM, encoded by the coding sequence ATGTTTACACCTGGACCGATATTAGGCGAGTTTTTCGGGACGCTCGTCCTTGTGGTATTCGGAGACGGCAATGTAGCAAACCTCGTACTCAAAGACTCAAAGGCTAACGGCTCAAACTGGGTACATATCTGCTGGGGCTGGGCTTGGGCAGTAGGACTCGGAGTTTTCGCGGCCAATGGTCTCGGCTCACCTCAGGGCGACCTGAATCCCGTCGTAACAGTCGCAAAGACTCTCGCGGGGACTTACGGCTCATGGGCTGAGGCTTTCGGGATAATCATCGCTCAGATGTGCGGAGGGTTCTGCGGTGCCGTTGTAGTGTGGCTTGCGTACCTAGATCACTGGAAGGGGTCAGACCCTAGCGCACAGCTCGGTGTATTCTGCACAGCACCCAACAAGAGCGAGAAAGACAGGAGTCTCCCGTGCTGCTTCCTGACTGAGGCAATCGCGACATTCTTCCTTGTTACGCTGATTATGTGCGTGTTCTCTGAGGGAGTTGCGACAAAGGCAGGCTTCACGCCCGGAGTCGGTACTTTCCTCGTTGCGGGCATAATTTACGGACTCGGCGCGGCTCTCGGAGGGCCTACAGGCTACGCGCTCAACCCCGCAAGAGACCTTTCACCGAGAATCGCTCACTTTGTACTCCCGATACCCGGAAAGAGGGACTCGGACTGGGCATATTCATGGGTTCCTGTAGTCGGGCCGTTAGTGGGAGCGGTTGCGGCGTACTTCTTCTGCCACGCCTGCGGAATAATGTAG
- a CDS encoding bifunctional metallophosphatase/5'-nucleotidase, with protein MKKLFTLVMLLAVMCVFGEPSFAKAPDKDIIILYTNDVHCGVDENIGYAGFAFCADEVRKESPYVTLVDAGDWAQGGTIGAISQGRYILEIMNAVGYDIAVPGNHEFDYNWSQFENFAKNLKCGFICCNLRDLRTGELVFKPYRILTYGDVKVAFVGVATPESITTSTPYYFMDENGKYIYDFDGEHTGQKLIASIQKAVDSARAEGADYVIVVGHLGEYDDVVDVWAVPFIAPRTKGIDVFIDGHSHEITPSLVFKNAESKDVIVTQTGTKLNNVGKLTISKEGRITTELINKVDGKDAKITALINEKKAILESTLSKRLSHTSFDLLAKDEKGNWLVRNSETNLCNLITDAFLDSAKKTKTGKADIAVNNAGGFRTDIKAGEITYSDVLGVLPFNNTVCICEVPGQSLLDELELGAQSLPDNNGGFLHVSGMTYTVDSSIPTPVIVDDKNMLVAVSGDRRVRDVKVNGEPLDPAKMYKVVSTSYVLYMNGDGHMFRGAKVIEPDYIAYDQTLANYVKQFETLPEKYRNAEGRIKFVK; from the coding sequence ATGAAAAAACTTTTTACGCTGGTCATGTTATTGGCGGTTATGTGCGTTTTTGGTGAGCCTTCATTCGCAAAAGCACCGGACAAGGACATCATCATCCTGTACACAAACGATGTTCATTGCGGAGTCGATGAGAATATCGGCTATGCAGGCTTTGCGTTTTGTGCTGACGAGGTGCGGAAAGAATCCCCGTATGTTACTCTTGTTGACGCGGGAGACTGGGCGCAGGGCGGTACAATCGGCGCGATCTCGCAGGGGCGTTACATCCTCGAAATCATGAACGCAGTCGGGTATGACATAGCGGTGCCGGGAAATCATGAGTTTGATTACAACTGGAGTCAGTTCGAGAATTTCGCAAAGAATCTCAAGTGCGGATTCATTTGCTGCAACCTGAGAGACCTGCGGACGGGTGAATTAGTCTTCAAGCCCTACAGGATTTTAACGTACGGCGATGTGAAAGTCGCTTTTGTCGGAGTCGCTACTCCTGAGTCAATTACTACATCAACTCCCTATTACTTCATGGACGAGAATGGGAAATACATCTACGATTTTGACGGCGAGCATACCGGGCAGAAGCTCATAGCCTCGATACAGAAAGCCGTTGACTCAGCCAGGGCTGAAGGTGCTGACTACGTTATTGTTGTCGGGCATCTCGGCGAGTATGACGACGTTGTAGATGTATGGGCTGTTCCGTTTATTGCGCCGCGAACAAAGGGAATCGATGTGTTCATTGACGGTCATTCGCATGAGATTACGCCGTCTCTTGTCTTCAAGAACGCAGAAAGCAAAGACGTAATAGTTACTCAGACAGGAACGAAATTAAACAATGTCGGAAAGCTCACAATCAGCAAAGAAGGCAGAATCACTACAGAGCTTATTAACAAAGTTGACGGAAAAGACGCGAAAATCACCGCGCTCATCAACGAGAAAAAAGCCATCCTCGAAAGTACATTGAGCAAACGTCTCAGTCATACGAGCTTTGATCTTCTTGCAAAGGACGAAAAAGGAAACTGGCTTGTGAGGAACAGCGAGACGAATTTATGCAACCTCATAACAGATGCCTTCCTCGATTCAGCAAAGAAGACAAAGACAGGAAAAGCGGATATAGCTGTCAATAATGCAGGAGGCTTCCGGACGGACATCAAAGCAGGCGAGATAACGTACAGCGATGTGTTGGGCGTTCTCCCCTTCAACAACACCGTGTGCATCTGCGAAGTGCCGGGGCAGAGTCTTCTTGACGAACTCGAACTCGGAGCGCAGTCTCTTCCCGACAATAACGGCGGATTTCTTCACGTTTCGGGAATGACATACACGGTCGACTCATCAATCCCGACTCCTGTTATCGTTGACGACAAAAATATGCTCGTTGCGGTTTCGGGCGACAGGAGAGTCAGAGACGTGAAAGTGAACGGCGAACCGCTTGACCCCGCGAAAATGTACAAGGTCGTATCAACAAGCTACGTTCTTTACATGAATGGCGACGGGCATATGTTCAGGGGCGCAAAAGTAATCGAGCCTGACTACATAGCCTATGACCAGACATTAGCAAACTACGTGAAACAGTTTGAGACTCTCCCGGAGAAATACAGAAACGCAGAAGGGCGAATCAAATTCGTGAAGTAA
- the rsmI gene encoding 16S rRNA (cytidine(1402)-2'-O)-methyltransferase, which yields MPLTLVPTPIGNLEDITLRALRVLREADIIACEDTRTSSIFLQHYDIHRPLTSFHIHNENDKLPFLLQKLREGANIAVISDAGTPGISDPGWILLRRAIDEGLPADVLPGPNAVIPAVLLSGLNPQPFMFMGFPPEKHGERVRLFEGVKDFAGTLCFYVSPHKIARDIADMLQVFGDRDSALVREISKVYQETIRGTLNDILAKINDGVKGELVLVISGCNSEGINDSWKEEARSMYESGLSVKDIASSVSERFGVPKNDIKKYILSESRLT from the coding sequence ATGCCGCTGACTCTAGTCCCGACCCCGATCGGGAATCTTGAAGATATAACTTTGCGTGCGCTCCGTGTCCTTCGTGAGGCCGACATTATAGCCTGCGAGGACACGCGGACTTCATCAATCTTTCTTCAGCACTACGACATTCACAGGCCGCTGACATCATTTCACATTCACAACGAGAACGACAAACTTCCCTTCCTCCTGCAAAAACTCCGGGAGGGGGCAAATATCGCGGTGATTTCTGACGCAGGGACTCCGGGAATCTCCGATCCGGGATGGATATTATTGCGCCGGGCGATAGATGAGGGACTCCCCGCCGATGTTCTCCCCGGCCCGAACGCCGTAATACCTGCCGTGCTTCTGTCGGGACTCAATCCTCAGCCGTTCATGTTCATGGGATTCCCGCCTGAGAAACACGGGGAGAGAGTCAGACTCTTTGAGGGCGTGAAGGATTTTGCCGGGACATTATGCTTTTACGTCTCACCGCACAAAATAGCGAGGGACATTGCCGACATGCTTCAAGTTTTCGGGGACAGGGACTCGGCGTTAGTGCGGGAAATCAGCAAGGTGTACCAGGAGACTATACGCGGGACTCTGAATGACATTCTCGCGAAAATTAATGACGGCGTGAAAGGTGAATTAGTGCTTGTGATTTCGGGCTGTAATTCTGAGGGCATTAATGACTCATGGAAGGAAGAAGCCCGCTCAATGTATGAGTCCGGCCTAAGCGTGAAGGATATTGCCTCGTCAGTCTCAGAAAGATTCGGAGTCCCTAAGAATGACATAAAGAAATATATATTGTCAGAGTCGCGCTTAACGTGA
- the dut gene encoding dUTP diphosphatase: MPDEITVKIKREANTIAIPEYATPGSAGVDLCSMKYCMIKPGEMALISTGIYLEIPEGYEGQIRPRSGLAMNSRIIIPNSPGTIDSDYRGEIRVLLLNMGEDPFTLRFGDRIAQLVFVPVARAKFQEVKELSATKRGAGGFGSTGTR; this comes from the coding sequence ATGCCGGACGAAATCACCGTGAAGATAAAGCGCGAGGCCAACACGATAGCCATACCCGAATACGCGACTCCGGGGTCTGCGGGTGTTGACCTTTGCTCTATGAAGTACTGCATGATTAAGCCGGGCGAAATGGCGTTAATCTCAACGGGGATATATCTCGAAATCCCTGAAGGCTACGAGGGTCAGATACGCCCCCGCAGTGGCCTTGCCATGAACAGCCGAATAATCATCCCGAACAGCCCGGGAACAATCGACTCCGATTACCGCGGGGAGATTCGAGTCCTGCTGCTGAACATGGGCGAGGATCCGTTCACATTGAGATTCGGCGACAGGATAGCGCAGCTTGTGTTTGTGCCTGTAGCGCGGGCAAAATTTCAGGAAGTCAAAGAACTGTCAGCGACAAAACGCGGGGCAGGCGGTTTCGGCAGTACAGGAACGAGATAA